One stretch of Pseudoxanthomonas sp. Root65 DNA includes these proteins:
- a CDS encoding bifunctional diguanylate cyclase/phosphodiesterase codes for MADHPAQPVRGLSGSMQVLLLGIACLLLQQVTIHYRIDFFGYVSDASLIHLHTGLLLAIAMLVRDARVVAACFLLAFIGWALRQIYLHDDGRFTWTLAWGGGSYLLYYGWTLMCVRWMGWPRRRESRLQRADLLRFALIGLLLHPLVLALMAVSNMLLAPPVQVLSSVFQMFFAKQFGVAVLTLPLVIGWQERVRLPHLAERARHWAWPLGLALLGLGLSLWAGVTVRRAFTPGGEAAGPVLMDYRFVVLVVLAWSMLRLAPRWAMLSLSLTLLLLVSMVAGTAEYANTTVGLVNLLHIAAEMNIVLLAMLYLWLSNRDRVELAEQLSGETLRDQVTGLPNLKALRERVERPLPRRELGYLLLDQTDTLVAGFGLDTQAQAMNATARRLEDLVETYYVGTGQFALLARPGRDADLWERVMARVEHAEIDVDGESIRLLPYLGVAAFKGAQASVIDGAVLAASHLAFEARQHGELRPRYSDIGDTQLRRTHRRQLHDATEALASLRNERVALYFQPIRDLTPDMQPAPRAITGEVLCRLLDEKGEIMSPARFMAPLEAAGRGAELDLAVVRALFRLLRKSPGALPHCREIAINLTGQSLASMSFQVELRTLLAGSPLPMSALCFEVTETAAISNTAAASHLLADLQALGCQIAIDDFGTGMQSFARLRELPVDVIKIDGSFVRNVAQLGKDYAVVQASVAVAKAFGAITVAEFVEDEDTEYCLRRLGVHRVQGYLYGAPRPLADVLAETAAAEAAATRDIT; via the coding sequence ATGGCTGATCATCCAGCGCAGCCGGTGCGTGGCCTGAGTGGGAGCATGCAGGTGCTCTTGCTGGGCATTGCCTGCCTGCTGCTCCAGCAGGTGACCATCCATTACCGCATCGACTTCTTCGGCTATGTCTCCGATGCCTCGCTGATCCACCTTCACACCGGCCTGCTGCTCGCCATCGCCATGCTGGTGCGCGATGCGCGCGTGGTTGCCGCGTGCTTCCTGCTTGCCTTCATCGGCTGGGCGCTCAGGCAGATCTACCTGCATGACGACGGCCGCTTCACCTGGACACTGGCGTGGGGGGGCGGCAGCTATCTGCTGTATTACGGTTGGACGCTGATGTGCGTGCGCTGGATGGGATGGCCGCGGCGCAGGGAATCGCGGCTGCAGCGCGCCGACCTGCTCCGCTTCGCCTTGATCGGGCTTTTGCTCCATCCGCTGGTGTTGGCCTTGATGGCGGTGAGCAACATGCTGCTGGCCCCGCCGGTCCAGGTGCTCAGTTCGGTCTTCCAGATGTTCTTCGCCAAGCAGTTCGGCGTGGCCGTGCTGACGCTGCCGCTGGTGATCGGCTGGCAGGAGCGTGTGAGGCTTCCGCACCTTGCGGAGCGGGCGCGGCATTGGGCATGGCCCCTCGGCCTGGCCCTGTTGGGACTGGGGCTCAGCCTGTGGGCGGGCGTCACGGTGCGGCGCGCGTTCACGCCAGGCGGCGAGGCCGCCGGCCCCGTGCTGATGGACTACCGGTTCGTCGTGCTGGTCGTGCTTGCCTGGAGCATGCTCCGACTCGCGCCGCGCTGGGCCATGCTGTCGCTGTCGCTCACCCTGTTGCTGCTGGTCAGCATGGTGGCCGGCACGGCCGAATACGCCAACACGACGGTGGGTCTGGTCAACCTGCTGCACATCGCGGCGGAAATGAACATCGTGCTGCTGGCGATGCTCTATCTATGGTTGAGCAATCGCGATCGCGTGGAGCTGGCAGAGCAACTCTCCGGCGAAACGCTGCGTGACCAGGTCACCGGCTTGCCCAACCTGAAGGCGCTGCGCGAACGCGTCGAGCGGCCACTGCCGCGGCGCGAGCTGGGCTACCTGCTGCTGGACCAGACCGACACGCTGGTGGCGGGCTTCGGCCTGGATACGCAGGCGCAGGCCATGAACGCGACGGCGCGGCGGCTGGAGGATCTGGTCGAGACCTATTACGTGGGCACCGGCCAGTTCGCGCTGCTGGCCCGGCCCGGCCGCGACGCCGATCTGTGGGAACGCGTGATGGCGCGCGTGGAGCACGCGGAAATCGATGTCGATGGCGAATCGATCCGCCTGCTGCCGTACCTGGGCGTGGCGGCCTTCAAGGGGGCGCAGGCCAGCGTGATCGATGGCGCGGTGCTGGCGGCCTCGCACCTGGCCTTCGAGGCGCGCCAGCATGGCGAGCTGCGCCCGCGCTACAGCGACATCGGCGACACCCAGTTGCGGCGCACGCACCGCCGCCAGCTGCACGACGCCACCGAAGCGCTGGCCAGTCTGCGCAACGAGCGCGTGGCCCTCTACTTCCAGCCGATCCGCGACCTCACTCCGGACATGCAGCCCGCGCCGCGGGCGATCACCGGCGAGGTGCTGTGCCGCCTGCTGGACGAGAAGGGCGAGATCATGTCGCCGGCGCGCTTCATGGCGCCGCTGGAAGCGGCCGGACGCGGCGCCGAGCTCGACCTGGCGGTCGTGCGTGCGCTGTTCCGACTGCTGCGCAAGTCGCCCGGCGCGCTGCCGCATTGCCGCGAGATCGCGATCAACCTGACCGGGCAGAGCCTGGCGTCGATGAGTTTCCAGGTGGAGTTGCGCACGCTGCTGGCGGGGTCGCCATTGCCGATGAGCGCGCTGTGTTTCGAGGTGACCGAAACCGCGGCGATCTCCAACACCGCCGCCGCCAGCCACCTGTTGGCCGACCTGCAGGCGCTGGGCTGTCAGATCGCCATCGACGATTTCGGTACCGGGATGCAGAGCTTCGCGCGCCTGCGGGAACTGCCGGTCGACGTGATCAAGATCGACGGCTCGTTCGTGCGCAACGTCGCCCAGCTCGGCAAGGACTACGCGGTGGTGCAGGCGTCGGTGGCGGTGGCCAAGGCATTCGGCGCGATCACCGTGGCCGAGTTCGTGGAAGACGAAGACACCGAGTACTGCCTGCGCCGGCTGGGCGTGCACCGCGTGCAGGGTTACCTGTATGGCGCGCCGCGGCCGCTGGCGGACGTGCTGGCCGAAACCGCCGCGGCCGAAGCCGCGGCGACGCGCGACATCACCTGA
- the ybaL gene encoding YbaL family putative K(+) efflux transporter, whose amino-acid sequence MHHDADLINIIAVGLALAFVLGALAYKLRLSPLVGYLLAGVFVGPFTPGFVADQELATQLSELGVMLLMFGVGLHFSLEDLLEVKAIAIPGAIAQIVVATALGWALAWGMGWTPLNGFVFGLALSVASTVVLLRAMEDRRLLDTKRGRIAVGWLIVEDIAMVLALVMLPVLAETFGDTEGGEPASFGSFAVAIVWTLIKLGAFVAFMLLVGRRVIPWTLEKIAATGSRELFTLSVLAIALGVAFGSAMMFGVSFALGAFFAGMLLNESELSHKAANDSLPLRDAFAVLFFVSVGMLFNPAILVAHPWQVLATFGIIVLGKSVAAYYIVKAFKHPTGTALTISVSLAQIGEFSFILAALGVALKILPPEGRDLILAGSLLSIIANPFLFSWLDRWQKKQDALAPAPVVPDVPPGPSLDITGHAIIIGYGRVGSELARVLRDRGVPLIVIDDNGDHVARAHDAGIPAIRGSAAADRVLAEAHPERAKIAVLAIPQPLEAGEALAKLRAINPSLTLLARAHSDGEVKHLLEHGADGAVLAERELAFSLAEMVMATPPYRPQRTPV is encoded by the coding sequence ATGCACCATGACGCCGACCTGATCAACATCATCGCGGTGGGCTTGGCCCTGGCCTTCGTGCTGGGTGCGCTGGCGTACAAACTGCGGCTGTCGCCGCTGGTCGGTTACCTGCTCGCCGGCGTCTTCGTCGGCCCGTTCACGCCGGGCTTCGTCGCCGACCAGGAACTCGCCACCCAGCTGTCCGAACTCGGCGTGATGCTGCTGATGTTCGGCGTGGGCCTGCACTTCTCGCTGGAGGACCTGCTCGAGGTCAAGGCGATCGCCATTCCCGGCGCCATCGCGCAGATCGTGGTGGCCACGGCGCTGGGCTGGGCGCTGGCATGGGGCATGGGCTGGACGCCGTTGAACGGCTTCGTGTTTGGCCTGGCGCTGTCGGTGGCGAGTACCGTGGTGCTGCTGCGCGCGATGGAGGACCGGCGCCTGCTGGACACGAAGCGCGGCCGCATCGCGGTGGGCTGGCTGATCGTGGAGGACATCGCGATGGTGCTGGCGCTGGTGATGCTGCCGGTGCTGGCGGAAACCTTCGGTGACACCGAGGGCGGTGAGCCCGCCAGTTTCGGCAGCTTCGCGGTCGCCATCGTGTGGACCCTGATCAAGCTGGGCGCCTTCGTCGCCTTCATGCTGCTGGTCGGCCGCCGGGTGATCCCGTGGACGCTGGAGAAGATCGCCGCCACCGGCTCGCGCGAGCTGTTCACGCTGTCGGTGCTGGCCATCGCGCTGGGCGTGGCGTTCGGCTCGGCAATGATGTTCGGCGTGTCGTTCGCGCTGGGTGCGTTCTTCGCCGGCATGCTGCTCAACGAATCGGAACTCAGCCACAAGGCGGCCAACGATTCGCTGCCGCTGCGCGACGCCTTCGCGGTGCTGTTCTTCGTCTCGGTGGGCATGCTGTTCAACCCGGCGATCCTGGTGGCGCACCCGTGGCAGGTGCTGGCCACGTTCGGCATCATCGTGCTGGGCAAGTCGGTGGCGGCGTACTACATCGTCAAGGCGTTCAAGCATCCGACCGGCACCGCGCTGACGATTTCGGTCAGCCTGGCGCAGATCGGCGAGTTCTCCTTCATCCTGGCCGCACTCGGCGTGGCGTTGAAGATCCTGCCGCCTGAAGGCCGCGACCTGATCCTGGCCGGCTCGCTGCTGTCGATCATCGCCAATCCGTTCCTGTTCTCCTGGCTGGACCGCTGGCAGAAGAAGCAGGACGCCCTGGCGCCGGCACCGGTGGTGCCCGACGTGCCGCCCGGGCCGTCGCTGGACATCACCGGCCACGCCATCATCATCGGTTACGGCCGCGTGGGCAGCGAACTGGCGCGCGTGCTGCGCGACCGTGGCGTGCCGCTGATCGTCATCGACGACAACGGCGACCACGTGGCGCGCGCGCACGATGCCGGCATCCCCGCGATCCGCGGCAGCGCGGCCGCCGACCGCGTGCTGGCCGAAGCGCATCCCGAACGCGCCAAGATCGCCGTGCTGGCGATCCCGCAGCCGCTGGAAGCCGGCGAAGCGCTGGCCAAGCTGCGCGCGATCAATCCCTCGCTGACCCTGCTGGCGCGCGCGCACAGCGACGGCGAAGTGAAGCACCTGCTGGAGCATGGCGCCGACGGTGCCGTGCTGGCCGAGCGCGAACTGGCGTTCTCGCTGGCGGAAATGGTGATGGCGACGCCGCCGTACCGGCCGCAGCGCACGCCCGTCTGA
- a CDS encoding TonB-dependent receptor has protein sequence MPRKLSPLTLAISLALVVPAALAQDAAPADARTLDTLIVTGTRVSDRTVAESQSPIDIITPEALQATGTTELATALARALPSLNFPRPAVTDGTSGVRPAQLRGLSPDQVLILVNGKRRQISALVNVNGSIGRGSSAVDLNAIPVSAIERVEVLRDGASAQYGSDAIAGVVNIVLKGASEGGRLAVDVGGYSAGDGRSTQLSGDTGVSFGGGRGFVHVAGQLTQQDETDRAGPYQGTAPNTGNNPAIGRVAFVYGDPKVDAGAVSANAGFDFSDNVSAYATAIASNRDIVSFAFYRSPNHSSQTALLAQVYPDGYVPEINQLSQDRSLVAGMKGDTESGWKWDLSYNYGYNHLKFYTQNSINYSLGATSPRRFYDGALEYTQNVLNADVSKQLEIGLAYPATLSFGAEYREEKWNQSPGELSSYTGSGAQGFAGFTPTNAVHSDRNSYAAYVGLEADLTDKFSAGIAGRYEDYSDFGSEVSGKLSARYAFTDAVALRATVASGFRAPALAQQYYQVVTSQYNATLDRFFESGTFPATGPVAQALGAEALTAETSLSYGLGLVLQPVDRLYVTIDAYQIDIDDRIVLSSNLLLGSNAAAQALLASLGVNGVTSARYFTNAADTRTRGVDVIAQYTVPLANSSLNLTAGYNYNKTEIQRIAPNPPELTALGANLFRVGRDEQGRIEEGYPRDKTTLTAAWNLARWDFTLGATRYGEFTTRVSETGNPVNDQTYGATWVLDASTSYRPSENWTLTLGADNLLDEYPDRTLFPNSNSGQFPYSSQSPGGFNGAYVYGRIAYAW, from the coding sequence ATGCCCCGCAAGCTGTCACCGCTGACCCTCGCCATCAGCTTGGCCTTGGTCGTCCCCGCCGCGCTAGCCCAGGACGCGGCCCCAGCCGACGCCCGCACGCTGGACACCCTTATCGTGACCGGCACCCGCGTCTCCGACCGCACGGTCGCCGAATCGCAGTCGCCGATCGACATCATCACGCCGGAAGCCTTGCAGGCCACCGGCACCACCGAACTGGCCACCGCACTCGCGCGTGCCCTGCCCTCGCTGAACTTCCCGCGCCCGGCGGTCACCGATGGCACCAGCGGCGTGCGCCCGGCGCAGCTGCGCGGGCTGTCGCCGGACCAGGTGCTTATCTTGGTCAACGGCAAACGCCGCCAGATCTCGGCGCTGGTCAACGTCAACGGCAGCATCGGCCGCGGCTCGTCGGCGGTGGACCTCAACGCCATCCCGGTGTCGGCGATCGAGCGTGTGGAAGTGCTGCGCGACGGCGCCTCCGCACAGTACGGTTCGGATGCCATCGCCGGTGTCGTCAACATCGTGCTGAAGGGCGCGAGCGAAGGTGGCCGACTGGCCGTCGACGTGGGCGGCTATTCGGCCGGCGACGGCCGCAGCACGCAGCTGTCGGGCGATACCGGGGTGTCCTTCGGCGGTGGTCGCGGTTTCGTGCATGTCGCAGGCCAGTTGACCCAGCAGGATGAGACCGACCGAGCCGGCCCCTACCAGGGTACGGCGCCCAACACCGGCAACAACCCGGCCATCGGCCGCGTCGCCTTTGTCTACGGCGACCCGAAGGTCGACGCGGGCGCGGTATCGGCCAACGCGGGCTTTGACTTCAGCGACAACGTCAGCGCCTACGCCACCGCGATCGCCAGCAACCGTGACATCGTGTCCTTCGCTTTTTACCGCTCGCCCAACCACAGCAGCCAGACTGCGCTGCTGGCCCAGGTCTATCCGGACGGCTACGTGCCGGAAATCAACCAGCTCTCGCAGGACCGCTCACTGGTCGCCGGCATGAAGGGCGACACCGAGAGCGGCTGGAAGTGGGACCTCAGCTACAACTACGGCTACAACCACCTGAAGTTCTACACCCAGAACAGCATCAACTACAGCCTGGGCGCCACCAGCCCGCGTCGCTTCTACGATGGCGCGCTCGAGTACACGCAGAACGTGCTCAATGCCGACGTCAGCAAGCAATTGGAGATCGGCTTGGCCTACCCGGCGACGCTGTCGTTCGGTGCCGAGTACCGCGAGGAGAAGTGGAACCAGTCGCCAGGCGAACTGAGTTCCTACACCGGTAGCGGCGCGCAGGGCTTCGCCGGTTTCACGCCCACCAATGCCGTGCATTCGGACCGCAACAGCTACGCGGCGTACGTAGGACTAGAAGCCGATCTGACCGATAAGTTCTCCGCCGGCATCGCCGGCCGCTACGAGGACTATTCCGATTTCGGCAGTGAAGTCTCGGGCAAGCTGTCCGCACGCTATGCGTTCACCGACGCGGTGGCGCTGCGCGCCACCGTGGCCAGCGGGTTCCGCGCGCCGGCGCTGGCGCAGCAGTACTATCAAGTGGTGACATCGCAGTACAACGCCACGCTCGACCGCTTCTTCGAATCGGGCACGTTCCCAGCCACCGGTCCGGTCGCGCAGGCGTTGGGTGCGGAAGCGCTGACAGCGGAAACCTCGCTTTCCTACGGCCTGGGCCTGGTGCTGCAGCCGGTAGACCGTCTGTACGTAACCATCGATGCTTACCAGATCGACATTGATGACCGCATCGTGCTGTCCTCCAACCTGCTGCTGGGCAGCAACGCGGCCGCACAGGCGCTGCTGGCCAGCCTGGGGGTCAATGGCGTGACCAGCGCGCGCTACTTCACCAATGCCGCCGACACCCGCACGCGCGGCGTCGACGTGATCGCCCAATACACCGTTCCACTCGCCAACAGCAGCCTCAACCTGACCGCCGGTTACAACTACAACAAGACCGAGATCCAGCGCATCGCGCCGAACCCGCCGGAGCTTACCGCGCTTGGCGCCAATCTCTTTCGCGTGGGTCGCGACGAGCAGGGCCGCATCGAAGAGGGTTATCCACGCGACAAGACCACGCTGACAGCGGCATGGAATCTGGCCCGCTGGGACTTCACCCTTGGCGCGACCCGCTACGGCGAGTTCACCACCCGCGTCAGCGAGACCGGCAACCCTGTCAACGACCAGACCTACGGCGCCACGTGGGTCCTGGATGCCTCCACGAGCTATCGCCCGAGCGAGAACTGGACGCTGACGCTGGGTGCTGACAACCTGCTGGACGAGTACCCGGACCGCACCCTCTTCCCGAACTCGAACAGCGGCCAGTTCCCTTACAGCAGCCAGTCCCCGGGCGGCTTCAACGGCGCTTACGTGTACGGACGCATCGCCTACGCCTGGTAA
- a CDS encoding ABC-F family ATP-binding cassette domain-containing protein — translation MIALRNFALRRGERLLLSNVDLTLHAGYRVGVVGRNGAGKSSLFAAVQGELEADKGDLDLPGKVRIASVAQETPSLPDPALTFVLGGDTEVAAVLQAEADASAREDWEAVANAHQKMAELGAYDAEARAGKLLHGLGFPADTHHRPVSSFSGGWRVRLNLARALMMPSDLLLLDEPTNHLDMDAVLWLEQWLLKYPGTLLLISHDREFLDNVATHTLHLHGGGAKLYTGGYTDFERQRAEQLRQQQIAHEKEQAERAHLQSFIDRFKAKASKAAQAQSRMKRLAKLAGTEAVRAEREFRIEFAPPAKLPFSLIRLNHVEAGYGGDAVILHNVGFGLEAGQRIGLLGPNGAGKTTLVKTLVGELPPMAGDRMAHPDLRIGYFAQHTVESLHEGQSPMDHFRDLSPDASNQSFRDFLGKWNFPGDRAFEPVDGFSGGERARLALALIAWQQPNVLLLDEPTNHLDLEMREALAEALSDFDGAIVMVSHDRHLIGLVCDTFWRVADGVVEPFDGDLDEYAAWLRTRASAQGSKPLRSEPAPPPKPAPTPARKINPVKLAAAEAKVAELEARLADVDAQLADPKSYADTDLAARLGRDREALQQQLAKAEEAWSALYDEA, via the coding sequence TTGATCGCCCTTCGTAATTTCGCGCTCCGCCGCGGCGAGCGCCTGCTGCTGTCCAACGTCGACCTCACCCTGCATGCGGGGTACCGCGTGGGCGTGGTCGGCCGCAATGGCGCGGGCAAGTCCAGCCTGTTCGCCGCCGTGCAGGGCGAACTGGAGGCCGACAAGGGCGACCTGGACCTGCCCGGCAAGGTGCGCATCGCCAGCGTGGCGCAGGAAACCCCCTCGTTGCCCGATCCGGCGCTGACCTTCGTGCTCGGTGGCGATACCGAGGTCGCGGCAGTGCTGCAGGCCGAAGCCGACGCCAGCGCGCGCGAGGACTGGGAGGCCGTGGCCAACGCGCACCAGAAGATGGCCGAACTCGGGGCCTACGACGCCGAGGCGCGCGCCGGCAAGCTGCTGCACGGCCTGGGCTTCCCGGCCGACACGCACCACCGGCCGGTGTCGTCGTTCTCCGGCGGCTGGCGCGTGCGCCTGAACCTGGCGCGCGCACTGATGATGCCCAGCGACCTGCTGCTGCTCGACGAACCCACCAACCACCTCGACATGGACGCGGTGCTGTGGCTCGAGCAATGGTTGCTGAAATACCCGGGCACGCTGCTGCTGATCTCGCACGACCGCGAGTTCCTCGACAACGTCGCCACCCACACGCTGCACCTGCACGGCGGCGGCGCCAAGCTGTACACCGGCGGCTACACCGACTTCGAGCGCCAGCGCGCCGAACAGCTGCGCCAGCAGCAGATCGCGCACGAGAAGGAACAGGCCGAACGCGCGCACCTGCAGAGCTTCATCGACCGCTTCAAGGCCAAGGCCTCGAAGGCCGCGCAGGCGCAGAGCCGCATGAAGCGCCTGGCCAAGCTGGCCGGCACCGAGGCGGTGCGCGCCGAGCGCGAGTTCCGCATCGAGTTCGCCCCGCCGGCCAAGCTGCCGTTCTCGCTGATCCGCCTGAACCATGTGGAAGCCGGCTACGGCGGCGACGCGGTGATCCTCCACAACGTCGGCTTCGGCCTCGAGGCCGGCCAGCGCATCGGTCTGCTCGGCCCCAACGGCGCGGGCAAGACGACGCTGGTGAAGACACTGGTGGGTGAGCTGCCCCCGATGGCGGGCGACCGCATGGCGCATCCGGACCTGCGCATCGGCTACTTCGCGCAGCACACCGTCGAGTCGCTGCACGAAGGGCAGTCGCCGATGGACCACTTCCGCGACCTGTCGCCGGATGCCAGCAACCAGTCGTTCCGCGACTTCCTGGGCAAGTGGAATTTCCCCGGCGACCGCGCCTTCGAACCGGTCGACGGCTTCTCCGGCGGCGAGCGTGCACGCCTGGCGCTGGCGCTGATCGCCTGGCAGCAGCCGAACGTGCTGCTGCTCGACGAACCCACCAACCACCTCGACCTCGAAATGCGCGAAGCGCTGGCCGAAGCACTCAGCGACTTCGACGGCGCCATCGTGATGGTCAGCCACGACCGCCACCTGATCGGCCTGGTCTGCGACACGTTCTGGCGCGTGGCCGACGGCGTGGTCGAACCGTTCGACGGCGACCTGGACGAATACGCCGCCTGGCTGCGTACGCGCGCCTCCGCGCAGGGCAGCAAGCCGCTGCGAAGCGAGCCCGCGCCGCCGCCGAAGCCTGCGCCGACCCCGGCGCGCAAGATCAACCCGGTCAAACTTGCGGCCGCCGAAGCCAAGGTCGCCGAACTGGAAGCCAGGCTGGCCGACGTGGATGCGCAACTCGCCGACCCGAAGAGCTACGCCGACACCGATCTCGCCGCCCGTCTGGGCCGCGACCGCGAAGCCTTGCAGCAGCAGCTCGCCAAGGCCGAGGAGGCCTGGTCGGCGCTGTACGATGAAGCTTGA